The following proteins come from a genomic window of Aptenodytes patagonicus chromosome 21, bAptPat1.pri.cur, whole genome shotgun sequence:
- the LOC143169749 gene encoding CYFIP-related Rac1 interactor A-like isoform X2 yields MGNLLKVLTYNELDQGPNFFLDFENAQPTEAETAVWNQVNAVLEEAQAVLAELQSYTGAGQEIREAIQNPGDLRLQEKAWSAVCPLVAKLKRFYEFSLRLENALRSLLEALTSPPYAPTQHLEREQALAKQFAEILHFTLSFDELKMTNPAIQNDFSYYRRTISRNRINNLQLDAESEVNNEMANRMSLFYAEATPMLKTLSNATTKFVSENKTLPIEDTTDCLSTMACVCRVMLETPEYRSRFTNTETLLFCMRVMVGVIILYDHVHPVGAFAKTSKIDMKGCIKVLKDQPSTSTEGLLNALRYTTRHLNDDTTSKQIRALLQ; encoded by the exons ATGGGGAACCTTCTTAAAGTGTTGACTTATAACGAACTTGACCAAGGCCCTAATTTTTTCCTTGACTTTGAAA ATGCGCAGCCGACGGAGGCCGAGACGGCGGTGTGGAACCAGGTGAACGCCGTGCTGGAGGAGGCGCAGGCCGTCCTGGCTGAGCTGCAGTCCTACACCGGTGCTGGGCAGGAGATCCGAGAG GCCATCCAAAACCCCGGGGACCTGCGGCTGCAGGAGAAGGCCTGGAGTGCCGTCTGCCCCCTCGTCGCCAAGCTGAAGCGCTTCTACGAGTTCTCCCTGCGGCTGG AGAACGCCCTGCGGAGCCTGTTGGAGGCCCTCACCAGCCCCCCGTACGCCCCGACCCAGCACCTCGAGCGGGAGCAAGCCTTAGCCAAACAGTTTGCCGAGATCCTCCACTTCACCCTCAGCTTCGATGAGCTCAAG ATGACCAACCCCGCCATCCAGAACGACTTCAGCTACTACAGAAGGACCATCAGCCGAAATCGCATTAATAACCTGCAG CTGGATGCGGAGAGCGAGGTGAACAATGAGATGGCCAACAGGATGTCCCTCTTCTACGCCGAGGCCACCCCCATGCTCAAAACGCTCAGCAATGCCACCACCAAGTTCGTTTCGGAG AACAAGACCCTTCCGATTGAGGACACGACCGACTGCCTGAGCACCATGGCCTGCGTCTGCAGGGTGATGCTGGAGACCCC GGAGTACCGGAGCCGCTTCACCAACACCGAGACCCTCCTCTTCTGCATGCGGGTGATGGTCGGCGTCATCATCCTCTACGACCACGTCCACCCCGTGGGGGCCTTCGCGAAGACCTCCAAGATCGAT ATGAAAGGCTGCATCAAAGTCTTGAAAGACCAACCCTCAACCAGCACCGAGGGGCTCCTGAATGCACTGAG GTACACCACTCGGCACCTCAACGACGACACCACATCCAAACAGATCCGGGCCCTGCTGCAGTGA
- the LOC143169749 gene encoding CYFIP-related Rac1 interactor A-like isoform X3 — protein MGNLIKVLGKDLENCPHFFLDFENAQPTEAETAVWNQVNAVLEEAQAVLAELQSYTGAGQEIREAIQNPGDLRLQEKAWSAVCPLVAKLKRFYEFSLRLENALRSLLEALTSPPYAPTQHLEREQALAKQFAEILHFTLSFDELKMTNPAIQNDFSYYRRTISRNRINNLQLDAESEVNNEMANRMSLFYAEATPMLKTLSNATTKFVSENKTLPIEDTTDCLSTMACVCRVMLETPEYRSRFTNTETLLFCMRVMVGVIILYDHVHPVGAFAKTSKIDMKGCIKVLKDQPSTSTEGLLNALRYTTRHLNDDTTSKQIRALLQ, from the exons ATGGGCAACCTGATAAAGGTATTGGGCAAAGATTTAGAAAACTGTCCtcattttttcctggattttgaaA ATGCGCAGCCGACGGAGGCCGAGACGGCGGTGTGGAACCAGGTGAACGCCGTGCTGGAGGAGGCGCAGGCCGTCCTGGCTGAGCTGCAGTCCTACACCGGTGCTGGGCAGGAGATCCGAGAG GCCATCCAAAACCCCGGGGACCTGCGGCTGCAGGAGAAGGCCTGGAGTGCCGTCTGCCCCCTCGTCGCCAAGCTGAAGCGCTTCTACGAGTTCTCCCTGCGGCTGG AGAACGCCCTGCGGAGCCTGTTGGAGGCCCTCACCAGCCCCCCGTACGCCCCGACCCAGCACCTCGAGCGGGAGCAAGCCTTAGCCAAACAGTTTGCCGAGATCCTCCACTTCACCCTCAGCTTCGATGAGCTCAAG ATGACCAACCCCGCCATCCAGAACGACTTCAGCTACTACAGAAGGACCATCAGCCGAAATCGCATTAATAACCTGCAG CTGGATGCGGAGAGCGAGGTGAACAATGAGATGGCCAACAGGATGTCCCTCTTCTACGCCGAGGCCACCCCCATGCTCAAAACGCTCAGCAATGCCACCACCAAGTTCGTTTCGGAG AACAAGACCCTTCCGATTGAGGACACGACCGACTGCCTGAGCACCATGGCCTGCGTCTGCAGGGTGATGCTGGAGACCCC GGAGTACCGGAGCCGCTTCACCAACACCGAGACCCTCCTCTTCTGCATGCGGGTGATGGTCGGCGTCATCATCCTCTACGACCACGTCCACCCCGTGGGGGCCTTCGCGAAGACCTCCAAGATCGAT ATGAAAGGCTGCATCAAAGTCTTGAAAGACCAACCCTCAACCAGCACCGAGGGGCTCCTGAATGCACTGAG GTACACCACTCGGCACCTCAACGACGACACCACATCCAAACAGATCCGGGCCCTGCTGCAGTGA
- the LOC143169749 gene encoding CYFIP-related Rac1 interactor A-like isoform X1, with translation MVVFVVHSAAGAGRLTHAAGGSSPTPRAPAASADNRQRPPPASASSSPPPRSPPAHEVIQVGGTAPAPAVATAATPGTERQKCRGEPPRFSRRSHPCAPAGRVRAGDSRAVGCGAQRDGRRFHMGNLLKVLTYNELDQGPNFFLDFENAQPTEAETAVWNQVNAVLEEAQAVLAELQSYTGAGQEIREAIQNPGDLRLQEKAWSAVCPLVAKLKRFYEFSLRLENALRSLLEALTSPPYAPTQHLEREQALAKQFAEILHFTLSFDELKMTNPAIQNDFSYYRRTISRNRINNLQLDAESEVNNEMANRMSLFYAEATPMLKTLSNATTKFVSENKTLPIEDTTDCLSTMACVCRVMLETPEYRSRFTNTETLLFCMRVMVGVIILYDHVHPVGAFAKTSKIDMKGCIKVLKDQPSTSTEGLLNALRYTTRHLNDDTTSKQIRALLQ, from the exons aTGGTGGTCTTTGTGGTGCATTCGGCAGCTGGCGCAGGGCGGCTCACGCACGCGGCGGGCGGCTCTTCCCCGACACCCCGCGCTCCGGCAGCATCCGCAGACAACCGGCAGCGGCCACCGCCTGCCAGCGCCTCGAGCTCCCCACCGCCACG GTCCCCGCCGGCCCATGAAGTGATTCAGGTGGGTggaacagcccctgctcctgccgtAGCCACCGCCGCCACACCAGGCACCGAG CGGCAGAAGTGCCGGGGAGAGCCGCCACGTTTCAGCAGACGCTCACACCCGTGTGCCCCAGCCGGGAGGGTgcgggctggggacagcagggccGTGGGGTGCGGAGCCCAGCGGGACGGGCGCAG GTTTCACATGGGGAACCTTCTTAAAGTGTTGACTTATAACGAACTTGACCAAGGCCCTAATTTTTTCCTTGACTTTGAAA ATGCGCAGCCGACGGAGGCCGAGACGGCGGTGTGGAACCAGGTGAACGCCGTGCTGGAGGAGGCGCAGGCCGTCCTGGCTGAGCTGCAGTCCTACACCGGTGCTGGGCAGGAGATCCGAGAG GCCATCCAAAACCCCGGGGACCTGCGGCTGCAGGAGAAGGCCTGGAGTGCCGTCTGCCCCCTCGTCGCCAAGCTGAAGCGCTTCTACGAGTTCTCCCTGCGGCTGG AGAACGCCCTGCGGAGCCTGTTGGAGGCCCTCACCAGCCCCCCGTACGCCCCGACCCAGCACCTCGAGCGGGAGCAAGCCTTAGCCAAACAGTTTGCCGAGATCCTCCACTTCACCCTCAGCTTCGATGAGCTCAAG ATGACCAACCCCGCCATCCAGAACGACTTCAGCTACTACAGAAGGACCATCAGCCGAAATCGCATTAATAACCTGCAG CTGGATGCGGAGAGCGAGGTGAACAATGAGATGGCCAACAGGATGTCCCTCTTCTACGCCGAGGCCACCCCCATGCTCAAAACGCTCAGCAATGCCACCACCAAGTTCGTTTCGGAG AACAAGACCCTTCCGATTGAGGACACGACCGACTGCCTGAGCACCATGGCCTGCGTCTGCAGGGTGATGCTGGAGACCCC GGAGTACCGGAGCCGCTTCACCAACACCGAGACCCTCCTCTTCTGCATGCGGGTGATGGTCGGCGTCATCATCCTCTACGACCACGTCCACCCCGTGGGGGCCTTCGCGAAGACCTCCAAGATCGAT ATGAAAGGCTGCATCAAAGTCTTGAAAGACCAACCCTCAACCAGCACCGAGGGGCTCCTGAATGCACTGAG GTACACCACTCGGCACCTCAACGACGACACCACATCCAAACAGATCCGGGCCCTGCTGCAGTGA